From one Oncorhynchus clarkii lewisi isolate Uvic-CL-2024 chromosome 6, UVic_Ocla_1.0, whole genome shotgun sequence genomic stretch:
- the LOC139410857 gene encoding serine-rich adhesin for platelets-like isoform X1, with protein sequence MAKESVKWEDPLDDQNKVVENMKDETETHETNKNRTGGKAKRKSSGCAKKTSVDEDSSIGEESSQTPGCGFRERGSIIEQLEKEAQRTLMPSLKIGTCCAPILLSFLRSLTDDQWRVIQHGMKNNLTFEQLSMLCLKIVKVVTQTALRILLPALARIMGVNLRSGATSPESQCSLTGSEDSLGSLDEREKKLLISEMNYWTKERRNGSAGCRQKSTCRTSSPCCSPKRSQTSLQSLPATREAPLMEDPLKALFGVTEESLMISLVEGHSNPTSSSSSELSCAIVGEVVHQLNSGLSVAIQASPGNVPPMDSQDIAAGKEVIRVASVQILAELQSQTSEPEWVGFIEPLMDPVTDDVLDAIVGTMDKMAQDFNILLDLAKKMTILGSKFLTNLQCDLDVECPSGKEGTTHFLKETGSSTSVVARKLQTLSSPDFQSKALKAVSTILTRKVSSSSGMAPSSRPSSAAPSLTEAPLNTSCTALTSVTSTATVIVKAFVGGMETIASFEGTCEAVDWPVPVNDHKTGSSQMITFSLARTLYGCIRAKLRDLLTLSTREEGVAKDASLQESSDTLEKATVSTVEVQLPSTELSRVPRESQPIPALCRSNLDTSTQEVLSSVFSIYKSELSKVESKSLAVVSSSDESLEACWFVDGVLSKLDDYTISQSPSPNEDLSVSTQNSQLSSEESVRITESSTSLIQSIKKLSSNDFQTQAEEAVSKVLMRSSHSFITQISHTGLQKSLQAGLSSSSPSEIHVLSESMSSMSSENTASGLVETFVKGMATIFQKNESTDTVLLERSGRVSQCSHGGSQLDDTELSVKISEEKLWSTAKTICVSMKNTLKDFFTRLKPSGYERTENASSKETLGEILVAIQSEISNLGRMKDSKELLQINDMVGTILKEVEKSEDDSEQVYQDNPRTCSSLSTLNGRSSLSSSSKGPRSECELEINLPGTPIPDQVPFDLTCPIVRSSCIDTRVSKMPDISSSDLKTKMMAHTDEPLHRNSPMTDSSRPPSAKASFRSSTPSFTSKGTSLVPKEDGIDIEEKEECIPSSSGHLRELLITPDISSATAFPLQYLMDPSKDDDICFVTILVIRLLSKIRPSALDGPSQQAADMTETSQQLIRQVLSEFCAASRFSRTQAYSQNLYIHRVFRGVHQNLMEEFGSYNTLQAAISSQDPAFDRVLVKSLTQQLVQGCKEASRPASAATNPLDQAETERGAEQKARRSFLCFSMTKLRINFKRSKRGNKKDCHSVQEQTEIPSTDGHCIAPVGEVSPSIPQLVKKRSLIVRVFSAMMKPFRRFTKKNL encoded by the exons atggcgaaagag AGCGTGAAATGGGAGGATCCCCTTGATGACCAAAATAAGGTTGTGGAGAATATGAAGGATGAAACAGAGACACATGAGACCAACAAGAACAGGACAGGAGGCAAG GCTAAACGTAAGTCCAGTGGCTGTGCCAAGAAGACTTCCGTGGATGAGGACAGCAGCATTGGTGAAG AGTCTTCTCAGACACCCGGGTGTGGTTTCCGGGAAAGGGGATCTATCATTGAGCAGCTGGAGAAGGAGGCTCAGAGGACTCTAATGCCTTCTCTCAAGATTGGGACATGCTGTGCCccaatcctcctctccttcctgaggAGTCTAACTGATGA CCAATGGAGAGTGATTCAGCATGGCATGAAAAATAAC CTCACATTCGAGCAGCTCTCCATGCTGTGTCTGAAGATTGTTAAAGTCGTGACCCAGACAGCCCTCCGCATTCTCCTACCAGCGCTCGCTCGTATCATGGGGGTGAACCTGAGGAGTGGGGCAACCTCCCCAGAATCCCAGTGCTCTCTGACAGGGTCTGAGGATTCCTTAGGCAgtctggatgagagagagaaaaagctgcTGATCAGTGAGATGAACTACTGGActaaggagaggaggaatggcaGTGCAGGGTGCCGACAAAAATCGACTTGCAGAACCTCATCACCATGCTGTTCGCCTAAGAG GTCCCAGACCTCATTGCAGAGCTTGCCTGCAACTAGAGAGGCTCCCCTCATGGAGGATCCTCTGAAGGCTCTTTTTGGGGTAACGGAAGAGAGCCTCATGATATCCCTGGTTGAGGGTCACTCCAACCccacctcctccagctcctccgaGTTGAGCTGTGCTATCGTGGGGGAGGTGGTACACCAGCTTAACTCTGGCCTCTCAGTGGCCATTCAGGCCAGCCCGGGGAATGTCCCCCCTATGGACAGTCAGGACATAGCAGCAGGCAAGGAGGTCATTCGGGTAGCCTCGGTGCAGATCCTGGCCGAGCTACAGAGCCAAACGTCTGAGCCAGAGTGGGTAGGGTTTATCGAGCCCCTCATGGACCCTGTGACCGATGATGTGCTGGATGCCATTGTCGGCACAATGGACAAAATGGCACAGGACTTCAACATCCTATTGGATCTGGCCAAGAAGATGACAATCTTGGGGTCTAAATTTCTGACCAATCTTCAATGTGACCTTGATGTTGAGTGTCCATCTGGGAAAGAAGGGACCACTCACTTTCTCAAAGAGACTGGATCCTCTACCAGTGTGGTGGCCAGAAAGCTTCAGACCCTCTCTAGCCCCGACTTTCAGTCTAAAGCCCTGAAGGCGGTGAGCACCATCCTTACAAGGAAAGTCAGCAGCTCTTCAGGCATGGCTCCTTCCTCTAGGCCTTCTAGTGCTGCTCCTAGCCTTACTGAAGCCCCCCTGAATACCAGCTGCACAGCCCTGACATCTGTAACCTCCACTGCCACAGTGATTGTTAAGGCATTTGTGGGAGGCATGGAGACGATAGCATCATTTGAAGGCACATGTGAAGCCGTTGATTGGCCAGTTCCTGTAAATGACCACAAAACAGGATCTTCACAGATGATAACCTTCTCTCTAGCCCGCACACTCTACGGCTGTATACGAGCAAAGCTGAGGGACCTTTTAACTCTATCCACTCGAGAAGAAGGTGTGGCTAAGGATGCTTCTCTTCAGGAGTCTTCAGACACCCTGGAAAAGGCAACTGTTTCAACTGTTGAGGTCCAGTTACCCAGCACCGAACTTAGTAGAGTTCCCAGAGAGAGCCAACCAATACCAGCTCTCTGTCGCTCCAATCTGGATACCAGTACTCAAGAAGTTCTTAGCAGTGTTTTTTCCAtctacaagtcagagttatcaaaAGTGGAGAGTAAATCCTTGGCCGTTGTCAGTTCATCTGATGAGTCCCTAGAGGCTTGTTGGTTTGTTGATGGTGTCCTATCAAAGCTCGATGACTATACTATTTCCCAGTCACCCTCACCCAATGAAGACTTGAGCGTGAGTACTCAAAATTCTCAACTGAGctcagaagagagtgtcagaatCACAGAGTCCTCTACTAGTCTGATTCAGAGCATTAAGAAGCTCTCTAGCAATGACTTCCAGACTCAGGCAGAAGAGGCAGTGAGTAAAGTGCTGATGAGATCCAGTCATTCCTTTATCACACAGATCAGCCATACTGGTCTTCAGAAAAGTCTGCAGGCTGGCTTATCATCTAGCTCACCATCAGAGATCCATGTCCTTTCAGAATCCATGTCCTCCATGTCCTCTGAGAATACAGCCTCTGGATTAGTGGAAACCTTTGTCAAAGGAATGGCAACTATTTTCCAGAAAAATGAGTCCACTGACACTGTGCTACTGGAAAGAAGTGGGAGAGTTTCGCAGTGCTCCCACGGGGGCTCCCAACTGGATGATACTGAATTGAGTGTTAAAATATCAGAGGAGAAGCTTTGGTCAACAGCTAAGACCATCTGCGTCAGTATGAAGAACACACTTAAGGATTTCTTCACAAGGCTGAAGCCATCCGGATACGAAAGGACAGAAAATGCTTCTTCCAAAGAGACCCTTGGGGAAATCCTGGTTGCTATCCAGAGTGAAATCTCAAACTTAGGGCGAATGAAGGATTCCAAGGAGCTCCTTCAGATCAATGATATGGTAGGAACTATACTGAAGGAGGTTGAGAAAAGTGAGGATGACAGTGAACAAGTCTACCAAGACAACCCTAGAACCTGTTCATCTTTGTCCACTTTAAATGGTCGTAGTTCCTTGTCCAGCTCTTCAAAGGGTCCTAGGTCAGAGTGTGAGTTAGAGATCAACCTCCCTGGCACTCCCATCCCTGACCAAGTGCCTTTTGATCTGACCTGCCCCATCGTCAGGAGCTCCTGCATCGACACCAGGGTCTCTAAAATGCCAGATATTTCTTCAAGTGACCTAAAGACAAAGATGATGGCACACACAGATGAACCCCTGCATCGTAACAGTCCAATGACTGACAGCAGTCGACCACCGAGTGCTAAAGCCTCTTTTCGATCCTCCACTCCGTCTTTCACCAGCAAGGGAACCTCTTTGGTGCCAAAGGAAGATGGGATTGACAttgaagagaaggaggagtgtaTCCCCAGCAGCTCTGGCCATCTGAGGGAGCTCTTAATCACCCCGGACATCAGCAGTGCCACTGCATTCCCACTGCAGTACTTGATGGACCCCAGCAAAGATGAtgacatctgttttgtcaccataCTGGTGATAAGGTTGCTATCGAAGATCAGACCCTCAGCCCTAGATGGACCCTCCCAACAGGCAGCAGACATGACAGAAACATCTCAGCAACTCATCAGACAAGTCCTGTCTGAGTTCTGTGCTGCATCCAGATTCTCCAGGACACAGGCATATTCCCAGAACCTGTACATCCACAGGGTGTTCAGAGGTGTACATCAAAACCTCATGGAGGAGTTTGGCTCTTATAACACCCTGCAAGCAGCTATTTCCTCCCAGGACCCTGCATTTGACAGAGTCCTGGTAAAGTCCTTGACCCAGCAGCTGGTACAAGGATGCAAGGAGGCGTCAAGACCAGCTTCTGCTGCAACAAACCCATTAGACCaggctgagacagagaggggggctgAGCAGAAAGCAAGAAGGAGCTTCCTTTGCTTTTCAATGACCAAACTCAGGATCAACTTCAAG CGTTCCAAGAGAGGAAACAAAAAGGACTGCCATTCAGTCCAGGAACAGACTGAGATTCCCTCTACTGATGGACATTGCATAG ctCCAGTTGGAGAGgtttctccctccatacctcaGCTTGTCAAAAAAAGATCCTTGATTGTCAGGGTCTTTTCAGCAATGATGAAGCCATTCAGGCGCTTCACCAAGAAGAACCTGTAA
- the LOC139410857 gene encoding serine-rich adhesin for platelets-like isoform X2: protein MKDETETHETNKNRTGGKAKRKSSGCAKKTSVDEDSSIGEESSQTPGCGFRERGSIIEQLEKEAQRTLMPSLKIGTCCAPILLSFLRSLTDDQWRVIQHGMKNNLTFEQLSMLCLKIVKVVTQTALRILLPALARIMGVNLRSGATSPESQCSLTGSEDSLGSLDEREKKLLISEMNYWTKERRNGSAGCRQKSTCRTSSPCCSPKRSQTSLQSLPATREAPLMEDPLKALFGVTEESLMISLVEGHSNPTSSSSSELSCAIVGEVVHQLNSGLSVAIQASPGNVPPMDSQDIAAGKEVIRVASVQILAELQSQTSEPEWVGFIEPLMDPVTDDVLDAIVGTMDKMAQDFNILLDLAKKMTILGSKFLTNLQCDLDVECPSGKEGTTHFLKETGSSTSVVARKLQTLSSPDFQSKALKAVSTILTRKVSSSSGMAPSSRPSSAAPSLTEAPLNTSCTALTSVTSTATVIVKAFVGGMETIASFEGTCEAVDWPVPVNDHKTGSSQMITFSLARTLYGCIRAKLRDLLTLSTREEGVAKDASLQESSDTLEKATVSTVEVQLPSTELSRVPRESQPIPALCRSNLDTSTQEVLSSVFSIYKSELSKVESKSLAVVSSSDESLEACWFVDGVLSKLDDYTISQSPSPNEDLSVSTQNSQLSSEESVRITESSTSLIQSIKKLSSNDFQTQAEEAVSKVLMRSSHSFITQISHTGLQKSLQAGLSSSSPSEIHVLSESMSSMSSENTASGLVETFVKGMATIFQKNESTDTVLLERSGRVSQCSHGGSQLDDTELSVKISEEKLWSTAKTICVSMKNTLKDFFTRLKPSGYERTENASSKETLGEILVAIQSEISNLGRMKDSKELLQINDMVGTILKEVEKSEDDSEQVYQDNPRTCSSLSTLNGRSSLSSSSKGPRSECELEINLPGTPIPDQVPFDLTCPIVRSSCIDTRVSKMPDISSSDLKTKMMAHTDEPLHRNSPMTDSSRPPSAKASFRSSTPSFTSKGTSLVPKEDGIDIEEKEECIPSSSGHLRELLITPDISSATAFPLQYLMDPSKDDDICFVTILVIRLLSKIRPSALDGPSQQAADMTETSQQLIRQVLSEFCAASRFSRTQAYSQNLYIHRVFRGVHQNLMEEFGSYNTLQAAISSQDPAFDRVLVKSLTQQLVQGCKEASRPASAATNPLDQAETERGAEQKARRSFLCFSMTKLRINFKRSKRGNKKDCHSVQEQTEIPSTDGHCIAPVGEVSPSIPQLVKKRSLIVRVFSAMMKPFRRFTKKNL from the exons ATGAAGGATGAAACAGAGACACATGAGACCAACAAGAACAGGACAGGAGGCAAG GCTAAACGTAAGTCCAGTGGCTGTGCCAAGAAGACTTCCGTGGATGAGGACAGCAGCATTGGTGAAG AGTCTTCTCAGACACCCGGGTGTGGTTTCCGGGAAAGGGGATCTATCATTGAGCAGCTGGAGAAGGAGGCTCAGAGGACTCTAATGCCTTCTCTCAAGATTGGGACATGCTGTGCCccaatcctcctctccttcctgaggAGTCTAACTGATGA CCAATGGAGAGTGATTCAGCATGGCATGAAAAATAAC CTCACATTCGAGCAGCTCTCCATGCTGTGTCTGAAGATTGTTAAAGTCGTGACCCAGACAGCCCTCCGCATTCTCCTACCAGCGCTCGCTCGTATCATGGGGGTGAACCTGAGGAGTGGGGCAACCTCCCCAGAATCCCAGTGCTCTCTGACAGGGTCTGAGGATTCCTTAGGCAgtctggatgagagagagaaaaagctgcTGATCAGTGAGATGAACTACTGGActaaggagaggaggaatggcaGTGCAGGGTGCCGACAAAAATCGACTTGCAGAACCTCATCACCATGCTGTTCGCCTAAGAG GTCCCAGACCTCATTGCAGAGCTTGCCTGCAACTAGAGAGGCTCCCCTCATGGAGGATCCTCTGAAGGCTCTTTTTGGGGTAACGGAAGAGAGCCTCATGATATCCCTGGTTGAGGGTCACTCCAACCccacctcctccagctcctccgaGTTGAGCTGTGCTATCGTGGGGGAGGTGGTACACCAGCTTAACTCTGGCCTCTCAGTGGCCATTCAGGCCAGCCCGGGGAATGTCCCCCCTATGGACAGTCAGGACATAGCAGCAGGCAAGGAGGTCATTCGGGTAGCCTCGGTGCAGATCCTGGCCGAGCTACAGAGCCAAACGTCTGAGCCAGAGTGGGTAGGGTTTATCGAGCCCCTCATGGACCCTGTGACCGATGATGTGCTGGATGCCATTGTCGGCACAATGGACAAAATGGCACAGGACTTCAACATCCTATTGGATCTGGCCAAGAAGATGACAATCTTGGGGTCTAAATTTCTGACCAATCTTCAATGTGACCTTGATGTTGAGTGTCCATCTGGGAAAGAAGGGACCACTCACTTTCTCAAAGAGACTGGATCCTCTACCAGTGTGGTGGCCAGAAAGCTTCAGACCCTCTCTAGCCCCGACTTTCAGTCTAAAGCCCTGAAGGCGGTGAGCACCATCCTTACAAGGAAAGTCAGCAGCTCTTCAGGCATGGCTCCTTCCTCTAGGCCTTCTAGTGCTGCTCCTAGCCTTACTGAAGCCCCCCTGAATACCAGCTGCACAGCCCTGACATCTGTAACCTCCACTGCCACAGTGATTGTTAAGGCATTTGTGGGAGGCATGGAGACGATAGCATCATTTGAAGGCACATGTGAAGCCGTTGATTGGCCAGTTCCTGTAAATGACCACAAAACAGGATCTTCACAGATGATAACCTTCTCTCTAGCCCGCACACTCTACGGCTGTATACGAGCAAAGCTGAGGGACCTTTTAACTCTATCCACTCGAGAAGAAGGTGTGGCTAAGGATGCTTCTCTTCAGGAGTCTTCAGACACCCTGGAAAAGGCAACTGTTTCAACTGTTGAGGTCCAGTTACCCAGCACCGAACTTAGTAGAGTTCCCAGAGAGAGCCAACCAATACCAGCTCTCTGTCGCTCCAATCTGGATACCAGTACTCAAGAAGTTCTTAGCAGTGTTTTTTCCAtctacaagtcagagttatcaaaAGTGGAGAGTAAATCCTTGGCCGTTGTCAGTTCATCTGATGAGTCCCTAGAGGCTTGTTGGTTTGTTGATGGTGTCCTATCAAAGCTCGATGACTATACTATTTCCCAGTCACCCTCACCCAATGAAGACTTGAGCGTGAGTACTCAAAATTCTCAACTGAGctcagaagagagtgtcagaatCACAGAGTCCTCTACTAGTCTGATTCAGAGCATTAAGAAGCTCTCTAGCAATGACTTCCAGACTCAGGCAGAAGAGGCAGTGAGTAAAGTGCTGATGAGATCCAGTCATTCCTTTATCACACAGATCAGCCATACTGGTCTTCAGAAAAGTCTGCAGGCTGGCTTATCATCTAGCTCACCATCAGAGATCCATGTCCTTTCAGAATCCATGTCCTCCATGTCCTCTGAGAATACAGCCTCTGGATTAGTGGAAACCTTTGTCAAAGGAATGGCAACTATTTTCCAGAAAAATGAGTCCACTGACACTGTGCTACTGGAAAGAAGTGGGAGAGTTTCGCAGTGCTCCCACGGGGGCTCCCAACTGGATGATACTGAATTGAGTGTTAAAATATCAGAGGAGAAGCTTTGGTCAACAGCTAAGACCATCTGCGTCAGTATGAAGAACACACTTAAGGATTTCTTCACAAGGCTGAAGCCATCCGGATACGAAAGGACAGAAAATGCTTCTTCCAAAGAGACCCTTGGGGAAATCCTGGTTGCTATCCAGAGTGAAATCTCAAACTTAGGGCGAATGAAGGATTCCAAGGAGCTCCTTCAGATCAATGATATGGTAGGAACTATACTGAAGGAGGTTGAGAAAAGTGAGGATGACAGTGAACAAGTCTACCAAGACAACCCTAGAACCTGTTCATCTTTGTCCACTTTAAATGGTCGTAGTTCCTTGTCCAGCTCTTCAAAGGGTCCTAGGTCAGAGTGTGAGTTAGAGATCAACCTCCCTGGCACTCCCATCCCTGACCAAGTGCCTTTTGATCTGACCTGCCCCATCGTCAGGAGCTCCTGCATCGACACCAGGGTCTCTAAAATGCCAGATATTTCTTCAAGTGACCTAAAGACAAAGATGATGGCACACACAGATGAACCCCTGCATCGTAACAGTCCAATGACTGACAGCAGTCGACCACCGAGTGCTAAAGCCTCTTTTCGATCCTCCACTCCGTCTTTCACCAGCAAGGGAACCTCTTTGGTGCCAAAGGAAGATGGGATTGACAttgaagagaaggaggagtgtaTCCCCAGCAGCTCTGGCCATCTGAGGGAGCTCTTAATCACCCCGGACATCAGCAGTGCCACTGCATTCCCACTGCAGTACTTGATGGACCCCAGCAAAGATGAtgacatctgttttgtcaccataCTGGTGATAAGGTTGCTATCGAAGATCAGACCCTCAGCCCTAGATGGACCCTCCCAACAGGCAGCAGACATGACAGAAACATCTCAGCAACTCATCAGACAAGTCCTGTCTGAGTTCTGTGCTGCATCCAGATTCTCCAGGACACAGGCATATTCCCAGAACCTGTACATCCACAGGGTGTTCAGAGGTGTACATCAAAACCTCATGGAGGAGTTTGGCTCTTATAACACCCTGCAAGCAGCTATTTCCTCCCAGGACCCTGCATTTGACAGAGTCCTGGTAAAGTCCTTGACCCAGCAGCTGGTACAAGGATGCAAGGAGGCGTCAAGACCAGCTTCTGCTGCAACAAACCCATTAGACCaggctgagacagagaggggggctgAGCAGAAAGCAAGAAGGAGCTTCCTTTGCTTTTCAATGACCAAACTCAGGATCAACTTCAAG CGTTCCAAGAGAGGAAACAAAAAGGACTGCCATTCAGTCCAGGAACAGACTGAGATTCCCTCTACTGATGGACATTGCATAG ctCCAGTTGGAGAGgtttctccctccatacctcaGCTTGTCAAAAAAAGATCCTTGATTGTCAGGGTCTTTTCAGCAATGATGAAGCCATTCAGGCGCTTCACCAAGAAGAACCTGTAA